The sequence below is a genomic window from Micromonospora aurantiaca ATCC 27029.
ACGTCCACCGCCCGCTGCTCGACCATCACCTGCGGCCGGGCCAGCACCGGGCGGGAGCGCAGCAGGTCGATCCGGTGCTGCTCCCGGTCGACCAGGTGACGCACCGCCCGTTCCAGCCGGGACCGGGCCTGGCCGATCAGCCGGGTCTCCTCGGTCAGATCCGGCACGACGCGCTTCGCCGCGTCGGTCGGGGTGGAGGCGCGCACGTCGGCCACGTAGTCGAGCAGCGGCGCGTCCGTCTCGTGGCCGATCGCGCTGACCACCGGCGTGCGGCAGGCGAAGACCGCCCGGCACAGCGCCTCGTCGGAGAAGGGAAGCAGATCCTCGATGCCCCCGCCGCCCCGGGCGATGACGATCACGTCGACGGCCGGGTCGACGTCGAGCACCTTGAGCGCCCCGACGATGTCCGGCACCGCGCTCGGCCCCTGCACCGCCACGTTGATCGTGCGGAAGTCGACGGCGGGCCAGCGGCGGCGGGCGTTGGTCAGCACGTCCCGCTCGGCCGCCGAGGCTCGGCCGGTGATCAGGCCCACCCGGCCCGGCAGGAACGGCAGCCGCCGCTTGCGGGACCGGTCGAACAGGCCCTCGGCGGCGAGCAGCTTCTTGAGCTTCTCCAGCCGGGCCAGCAGCTCACCGAGGCCGACCTGGCGGATCTCGTCGGCCCGCAGGCTGAGCGTGCCCCGCGCGGCGTAGAACTCGGGTTTGGCGTGCAGCACCACCCGGGCGCCCTCGCGCAGCTCCGGCGCGCCCGCGTCCAGCACGTCGCGGTTGGTGGTGACGGTCAGGCTGAGATCGGCCGACGGGTCGCGCAACGTGAGGAAGACGGTGCTCGCGCCGGGGCGGCGGCTGATCTGCGCCACCTGGCCGTCGACCCAGACCCAGCCCAGGCGGGCGATCCAGGCGCCCACCTTCTGGCTGACCACCCGGACCGGCCACGGCTCCTCGGCCGTGCTGCGCCCGTCCGACCTGCTCTGCCCGTCCGACCTGCTCTGCCCGTCCGACCTGCTCTGCCCGTCAGACGTGCTCCGCCCCTCCTCGCCCGCGCTCACCCGCCCACCCTACGGCCCGGGACCGACAGCACCCGCGTGCGCCTCGCGGCCGCTGCCGCGCGGGAGGGCGGCACGTACGATGGGCGGGTGACTGACGCTGAGACGACTCCCCGGACCGGCAAGCGCGTGCTCCTGGCCAACCCCCGCGGCTACTGCGCGGGTGTGGACCGGGCGGTGCAGACCGTCGAGGAGGCGCTGAAGCTCTACGGCGCGCCGATCTACGTGCGCAAGCAGATCGTGCACAACAAGCACGTGGTGCGCACGTTGGAGGCCCAGGGCGCGATCTTCGTGGAGGAGAACGAGGAGGTGCCGGAGGGCGCCACGGTCATCTTCTCCGCCCACGGCGTGGCCCCCGAGGTCTACGAGCAGGCCAAGCAGCGCTCGCTGCGGGCGATCGACGCCACCTGCCCGCTGGTCACGAAGGTGCACCACGAGGCCCGGCGGTTCGCCGCGCAGGACTACGACATCCTGCTCATCGGGCACGAGGGGCACGAGGAGGTCATCGGCACCGCCGGTGAGGCCCCCGCCCACATCCAGCTCGTCGACGGCCCGGACGGCGTCGACAAGGTCACCGTGCGCGACCCGGAGAAGGTGGTCTGGCTGTCCCAGACCACGCTGTCGGTGGACGAGACGCTGGAGACGGTGGCCCGGCTCAAGAAGCGGCTGCCGCTGCTCCAGTCGCCGCCCAGCGACGACATCTGCTACGCCACCTCCAACCGCCAGCACGTGGTCAAGGAGATCGCCCCCGCGTGCGACGTGGTGATCGTGGTCGGCTCGCGCAACTCCTCGAACTCGGTCCGGCTGGTCGAGGTGGCGCTCGACGCCGGGGCCCGCGCCGGCTACCTGGTCGACTTCGCGCACGAGATCGAGGACGCCTGGCTGACCGGCGCCCGGACGGTGGGTGTGACCTCCGGCGCGAGCGTGCCCGACGAGCTGGTCCAGCAGGTGCTCGCGCACCTGGCCGAGCGCGGTTTCGGCGACGTGGAGGAGATCACCACCGCGGACGAGCGCCTGACGTTCTCGCTGCCGCAGGAGCTCAAGCGCGACATGAAGGCCGCCGCCGCGGCCCGCGGCTGACCGGGAACGGATCGGCCGCCCGCCGCGTCCAACCGACCATGAAGACTCCTCGTACGGTGCTCGTCGCACTGCTCGCCGGCCTCGCGCTGACCGCCTGCGCCGCGCCCGGCGACGGGTCCGCCGACTCCAGCCCGAACCCGAGCCCGAGTACGACGGGAGCCGCCCCCGTGACCAGCCAGCCCGACCCCGGCACCAGCCCGAGCCGCCCGGACCCGTCCTGGAAGGGTGGCCCGTCGACCCCACCGGGGGTCGGCGGCACCGTCCTCAGCGGCACCGTGCAGGCCGGCGTCGAGCCGAACTGCCTGCTGCTCGACGGCCACCTGCTCGTCGGCGGGCCGCGCGACGTGCTCAAGGCCGGTGCCAAGGTCGAGGTCACCGGCCGTCCCGAGCCGGGCATGATGACCACCTGCCAGCAGGGCACCCCGTTCGTGGTCGAGTCCGCCCGCCCCGCCTGACGACACGAAGGAGCCCCGCCCCCTACGAGAGGGGACGGGGCTCCTTCGTGTCAGCGGATCAGTCGACCGAGACGACCTCCACCGAACCGCGGCCGACGACCGCGCCCTCGGTGGTGGTGACGGCCATGTCGCCGTACAGCTCCCGGCCGGCGGCCGGGGTGGACAGGGCGGTCACCGCACCGGTGAGGGTGGCGGTGGCGCCGTTGGCCAGGGACAGCGGCGTGGACGGGGCGGAGAGCGTGCCCAGCGCCGGGGACGCGAACGAGTCCCGGTAGTCGTACGCGGTGCTCGGGTCGCTCATCGAGTAACCGTCGACCACGACCCGGTAGGTGCCGGGCGCCGGGTTGGTCAGCGTGACGGCCTCCTCCGAGTCACCGTCGGCTGCCTGCCCCACCTGGGTGGTGCCGCGGAACACCGTCAGGTCCAGGTCGGCGCTCAGGTCGGACGGGTTGCCGATCCGGGCGGTGAACGAGGTGGCGCCCGCGGGCACCTCCACCACGTACTCCTGGCTGGCGCCCTCGGTGATGCTCGGCCGCTCGGTCCGGACGCTGGCCAGCGGGCCGCCGACGCCGGTCACCTGGACCGGGCCGAAGGTGTTGGTCAGGCTCCAGCTCACCGGGGACGGGGTGCCGGCGGTGACCGACGGGAGCTGGACGACGGCCGGCTCCACCTTGACGCCCTGCACGCGGGCCTGGAGCCGGAACGGGTTGTCCAGCGCCGGCGAGGTGCGACGCGCCTCCACCTCGATCTCCCACACGCCCGGCAGCGGGTTCTGGTAGTCCCGCTCCTGCGGCTTGCAGACCGCGGCGTCGGAGAAGTTGGTGTAGCAGGCGGTGCTGGCGGTGCTCTCGACCGGCACGCCGTACGGGTTGATGGCGATGAACCGGGTCTGCGAGCCGGTCGCGATGCCGGACAGGTTGACCTGGAGCGCGCCCGCACCCGGCGGGACGGTCACGAAGTACGACCGGAAGCCGTTGCGCTCGACCGAGCCGTCGGCCGAGAACGAGAACGCCGGAGCGGCGACCGGGTTCGAGGCGATCACGACGGTGGCGACCTCGAAGTCGACGACGGAGGTGGCCGGGTCGTCGACGGTCATGATGGCGCCGTGCGCGCCGGCGGTCATCGGCTTGGCCTTCACCTTGACGGTGACGGTCTTGTTCAGCGGCAGCCAGACCACCTTGGGGGCGCTGTAGGTGCCGTCGTTGCCGCGGAAGGCGACCTCGTGCTTGACGCCCTTGTTCGGGCCGCTGGTACGGGTCAGCTTCACCTCGTAGTGGCGGCTCTCCTTGACCTTCTGGCCACCACGGTCGGCGGCGCAGCGGTTGTAGAGGCCGGTGCCGACGTTCGGGTTCGGCACGAACGTGCCGGAGGCCCGGTCGTAGCGGGTCAGGTTCGGCGACAGCTCGGTGCAGACCGGTGCCTCGGAGGTGTAGGTGCGGGTCTGCACGCCCTTGGCGAGCAGGCTCCACGCGCCCGGCACGTTGAACATGCCGTAGCCCTGCGCGTACGTCGGGACGCCGGTGATCGGCTGGCCCGAGGTGTAGACGGCCCGGCGCAGCGCGGCCGGGGTGACGCCCTTGCCGGTCGCCTTGGCGGCCGACAGCAGCAGCGCGGCGGCGCCGGTGGCCTGCGGGGCGGCCATCGAGGTGCCGTTGAGCATCTGGTAGCCCGGGGGCAGCGGGTAGCCCGCCTCCGGCACCGGGCTGCCCGCCTGCCAGGTCGGCGCGGTGGAGATGGCCGAGCCGGGGGCGGTGATGTTCGGCTTGAAGCCGCCGTCCTCACGCGGGCCGCGCGAGGAGAAGTTGAACAGCGCGTTGTCCTTGCGGACCACCGAACCGTAGTTGGCCAGCCAGGTGTCCTTGCTGACGCTCGCCGCGACGCTCACCACGTCGGTGGCGACCGACGGGTCACCGACCGTGTTCACGCCCGGACCGGAGTTGCCGGCCGAGATGAACAGCTGCACACCGTAGGTGTTGATCAGGTCGTTGTAGAGGACCGCGCGGGCGTTCGAGCCGTCGTTGAGCGCGGGCAGACCGCCGATCGACATGTTCACCACGTCGACCTTGCGGTTGATCACCAGGTCGGCCATGCCGGTGGTGAGTGCCGCCGCGGTGCAGCCGCCACCCCACGAGCAGGCGCGGGCGGAGACCAGCTTGGCGCCCGGGGCGGCGCCGTCGAAGGCGCTGTTACCCAGCATGTCGTTGGCGGCGGTGATGCCGGCGACGTGGGTGCCGTGGGTGCTCTCGATGATGCCGATGTTGACGTAGTCGACCAGACCGGGGCCGCCGACCGGGGCGGTGTTCACGTTGCGCCGGTACTCGACGACGAACGGGATCTGCTCGCGTACCGCGGTGGCGGGGTTGTCGGTGCCGAAGCGTCCGACCTGGAACCGCTCCTTGTACGGCCGCATCACCTCGTCGTCGGTGAAGTCGTTGTTCTGGTTCGCGTCGACGCGCACGTCACCGTTTGCGGGGTTGTAGAGCACGCCCCAGAAGTCGGTGGTGTCGCCGTCGCGGTTGAGGTCACCGCGCGCGTCGCTGTTCGCGGTGATGTTCTCGCGGAAGACGTTGAACCGGTAGTTGCCGGCCGGTGCGGTCCACGTGCCGAGCGAGGTGGTGAACGCCGGGCCGCTGACCTCGGTCAGCATCGGCCGCCAGGAGGCGTCCTCCAGCGGGTCGGTGGCGGTGACCCAGTCGACGATCTTGCGCTCGCCGGTGGTGGTCGTCTGGAGTGCCGGCTGGTCGAGGTCCACACCGGAGTCCATGATGCCGATGGTGACGCCGCGGCCGTCCCACTCCGGGTGCGCGGCCTTGAAGGCCTCCGCGCCGGTCTCGTTGGTCGGCATGTACGGGTTCACCGCACCGGTGTCACCGCCCGGCCCGGCCAGCGCCTGAGCCTGGGTGGCGGACTTGGCGCCCTTCGGTGCCGCCTCGGGCGCCGGGTCGGG
It includes:
- the xseA gene encoding exodeoxyribonuclease VII large subunit, with product MVSQKVGAWIARLGWVWVDGQVAQISRRPGASTVFLTLRDPSADLSLTVTTNRDVLDAGAPELREGARVVLHAKPEFYAARGTLSLRADEIRQVGLGELLARLEKLKKLLAAEGLFDRSRKRRLPFLPGRVGLITGRASAAERDVLTNARRRWPAVDFRTINVAVQGPSAVPDIVGALKVLDVDPAVDVIVIARGGGGIEDLLPFSDEALCRAVFACRTPVVSAIGHETDAPLLDYVADVRASTPTDAAKRVVPDLTEETRLIGQARSRLERAVRHLVDREQHRIDLLRSRPVLARPQVMVEQRAVDVSALRDRAGRSLEHRLRGATDDLRHTLARLRALSPAATLERGYAIVQRVDGHVVRAASEVAKGDPLRVRLAEGELTATVDG
- a CDS encoding 4-hydroxy-3-methylbut-2-enyl diphosphate reductase, whose translation is MTDAETTPRTGKRVLLANPRGYCAGVDRAVQTVEEALKLYGAPIYVRKQIVHNKHVVRTLEAQGAIFVEENEEVPEGATVIFSAHGVAPEVYEQAKQRSLRAIDATCPLVTKVHHEARRFAAQDYDILLIGHEGHEEVIGTAGEAPAHIQLVDGPDGVDKVTVRDPEKVVWLSQTTLSVDETLETVARLKKRLPLLQSPPSDDICYATSNRQHVVKEIAPACDVVIVVGSRNSSNSVRLVEVALDAGARAGYLVDFAHEIEDAWLTGARTVGVTSGASVPDELVQQVLAHLAERGFGDVEEITTADERLTFSLPQELKRDMKAAAAARG
- a CDS encoding S8 family serine peptidase — protein: MSKPRTRSRRPSAALLASVLAAGALTVGGGAGTASAAPAADPSLPAAAKALGAHDAKLLDEAEAKNAPTVTMIIAAKKGSAEKVVDGLTGLGATVSQRYDQIGYVLAKVPTAKALKAATLPGVAAVDLDETIKLPDPAPEAAPKGAKSATQAQALAGPGGDTGAVNPYMPTNETGAEAFKAAHPEWDGRGVTIGIMDSGVDLDQPALQTTTTGERKIVDWVTATDPLEDASWRPMLTEVSGPAFTTSLGTWTAPAGNYRFNVFRENITANSDARGDLNRDGDTTDFWGVLYNPANGDVRVDANQNNDFTDDEVMRPYKERFQVGRFGTDNPATAVREQIPFVVEYRRNVNTAPVGGPGLVDYVNIGIIESTHGTHVAGITAANDMLGNSAFDGAAPGAKLVSARACSWGGGCTAAALTTGMADLVINRKVDVVNMSIGGLPALNDGSNARAVLYNDLINTYGVQLFISAGNSGPGVNTVGDPSVATDVVSVAASVSKDTWLANYGSVVRKDNALFNFSSRGPREDGGFKPNITAPGSAISTAPTWQAGSPVPEAGYPLPPGYQMLNGTSMAAPQATGAAALLLSAAKATGKGVTPAALRRAVYTSGQPITGVPTYAQGYGMFNVPGAWSLLAKGVQTRTYTSEAPVCTELSPNLTRYDRASGTFVPNPNVGTGLYNRCAADRGGQKVKESRHYEVKLTRTSGPNKGVKHEVAFRGNDGTYSAPKVVWLPLNKTVTVKVKAKPMTAGAHGAIMTVDDPATSVVDFEVATVVIASNPVAAPAFSFSADGSVERNGFRSYFVTVPPGAGALQVNLSGIATGSQTRFIAINPYGVPVESTASTACYTNFSDAAVCKPQERDYQNPLPGVWEIEVEARRTSPALDNPFRLQARVQGVKVEPAVVQLPSVTAGTPSPVSWSLTNTFGPVQVTGVGGPLASVRTERPSITEGASQEYVVEVPAGATSFTARIGNPSDLSADLDLTVFRGTTQVGQAADGDSEEAVTLTNPAPGTYRVVVDGYSMSDPSTAYDYRDSFASPALGTLSAPSTPLSLANGATATLTGAVTALSTPAAGRELYGDMAVTTTEGAVVGRGSVEVVSVD